The DNA region TGGATTAAACCAAAAGTTGGGGATTCAATTCGGCTTTGTGGTTCTAAGCTCCATTGACGTGGTTCATCAGGAAGTCCGTGTTTCTTCCAGTTATCGGTAACATCAATGATTACCGCAGTTGGTTTGAGGGGGTGAGTCCTAAGAACACGTCCAGTCATTTGAAGCCAGAGGGTAGAACTTTCAGTAGGGCGTACACAGTAGATACACTCGATGTTAGGACAGTCATAACCTTCAGTAATGATTTCATAATTAGTGATGACTTGAGTAGTTCCGCTACGGAAGCGTTGGAGAATTTGAAACCTAGTTTCACTTGGTGTAGAACCATCTAAATGTTCAGCATTAACGCCGTGACGACAAAATTCTTTTGCCAAGGCACGAGAGTGTTCAAGGCTAGAAGCAAAGATGACTGTGCGGAGATTAGAAGCATATTTGAGAAAGTTTTGAAAGATTTGGCTAACACCAATCTGGCTAGTAACAGCAACAGCTAATTGTGAAGCTTTAAAATCGCCGCCGTATTTCTCAACTCCAACAGTAGAAATAGTTTGATTAGTCGCAAATAAGCGAAATTTACTTAAATAACCAGTTTTAATTAATTGGGCGGTAGTTTCACCAATGACTAAATCATCAAATAAATCAATAAAGCCTTGACCATCAATTCTTTGGGGAGTAGCAGTAACACCTAATATTTGTGCAGTTTCATAATGCTCAATCAACCGTCTATATGAAGAGGCACTCGCATGATGTGCTTCATCAAAGATCACGACGCCAACATTTAAAGGAAACTCTAATACTTTTCGTCTAGCTAAGGTTTGAACGCTAGCAACTTGAATTCTACGTTCTGGGTGAGATGGGATACCTGATTTAATAATCCCCACGCTTTCACCAACAATTTGTGAGAGCTTTTCGGCAGCTTGAGAAATTAACTCTTGGCGGTGAGCGACGACTAAGACTTGTTGCTGCTCTTGAAAGAATTTATGACAGATATGAGCAAAACAGACTGTTTTCCCTGCACCTGTAGGGAGTTGGGCAAGTACCCGCCTATTACCATTAGCCCAAGAATGACGAATATCTTTTATCCATTTATGCTGATAATCTCTAAGTTCATAGGTAAGAGACATTTGGGCCATAACTTCAGAAATTAGTTATTATTACTGTTATGGGCATTATATAATTACTTGGGATCTATTAATAGTAATGAATAAAAATATTTTGCAATTATCAATAGTAATAAGTCTGGGCTAGATAGCAACTTGAGATAAGCTAATGTTGTCCTTAAGAATATCTATCTCGACAGGAGAAAGGACTTTAGCTTTCATTTGTTGTAGCTCATGTAGGGCAGCGTTAGCATCGGCAGCACCAAATTTGAAGTACTCGGTTAAACTGCCGATGCGATAATTGAAATTCTGATAACGATGCTTAAAATATAATTCAACATTACCCCTGTGTGACCAAGTTCCAAGTAGTTGAATA from Nostoc sp. UHCC 0302 includes:
- a CDS encoding GIY-YIG nuclease family protein, whose product is MLSCKLYFLEIQTPKRTLHKIGVTARPIQQRLAEIETDLLAHYKTITIQLLGTWSHRGNVELYFKHRYQNFNYRIGSLTEYFKFGAADANAALHELQQMKAKVLSPVEIDILKDNISLSQVAI
- a CDS encoding DEAD/DEAH box helicase, which encodes MSLTYELRDYQHKWIKDIRHSWANGNRRVLAQLPTGAGKTVCFAHICHKFFQEQQQVLVVAHRQELISQAAEKLSQIVGESVGIIKSGIPSHPERRIQVASVQTLARRKVLEFPLNVGVVIFDEAHHASASSYRRLIEHYETAQILGVTATPQRIDGQGFIDLFDDLVIGETTAQLIKTGYLSKFRLFATNQTISTVGVEKYGGDFKASQLAVAVTSQIGVSQIFQNFLKYASNLRTVIFASSLEHSRALAKEFCRHGVNAEHLDGSTPSETRFQILQRFRSGTTQVITNYEIITEGYDCPNIECIYCVRPTESSTLWLQMTGRVLRTHPLKPTAVIIDVTDNWKKHGLPDEPRQWSLEPQSRIESPTFGLIQCSSCTHVFQPLRDELAIIYAEIGEDGLLIQHHSCTCPSCGDCIEFTTKETRAQNPSLTRIRLKHSLSLDITEIDLSVSGQKLEMVDDLLYKQHLKHSPPAKIYKAIFMTFIETIAEFTLGDWREIVKMIEPSLPLVTKKAWELYIEGLDRHKNRILALSFIEQRKLKNQTSSSLLKGASPEPPSKTSNQISSPQTQPHTSPTFIKKLGNSYFQNKYASQWKESLAHCSMLTGDFLSNNAGLFHVETTPKFVNISIEIRDIPSLRARLKDIFDNTEIQNAFSQGFGKQAKVMLRLAQQSNQATS